The following proteins are co-located in the Gossypium hirsutum isolate 1008001.06 chromosome A02, Gossypium_hirsutum_v2.1, whole genome shotgun sequence genome:
- the LOC107952484 gene encoding putative RING-H2 finger protein ATL21B, with product MTPLNFFFVFLLSFFLHPFFTYGEFCPRVSCGNVSVDFPFRLTNQPDCCGDPNFNLLCTITNQTIISFPLSGDFVVNTINYSNPYLQLTDPCITKRLLQGFNLSGTPFQPLYTRTYIFSNCSTDSNISVVYSSALFISCLSSINFLVWGIAKNFYDPSTPVSSCLELAEISVPQHDPGWPFYIDDIPLTWEQPLCHTVPCNYCPSSECSREKGGLSNGTKYAVIFILGTPISLIAVCIIYYNVRVHCYDHRRHQPNVEISGLTSEPQLAGIIVNGLDGSSIEAYPITLLGENMKLPRPNDNTCSICLSEYQAKETIRTIPDCNHYFHASCIDEWLKLNAACLVCRRTPDHDSAHLITRSISSISSRPSL from the exons ATGACCCCTTTAAACTTCTTCTTCGTCTTCCTCCTATCCTTCTTTCTTCATCCATTTTTCACCTACGGTGAATTCTGCCCCAGGGTTTCATGCGGCAATGTATCAGTTGACTTCCCTTTCCGACTCACAAATCAACCCGACTGCTGCGGTGATCCCAACTTCAACCTCTTATGCACAATCACAAACCAAACCATCATCAGTTTCCCTTTGTCCGGTGACTTTGTGGTCAACACCATCAATTATTCCAATCCTTATTTACAGCTCACTGACCCTTGCATCACCAAACGTCTTCTTCAGGGATTTAATCTCTCCGGCACTCCGTTTCAGCCCCTATACACTCGAACCTACATATTTTCTAACTGTTCCACCGATTCAAATATCTCAGTCGTCTATTCTTCAGCTTTATTTATTTCTTGCCTTAGTAGTATAAACTTTTTGGTTTGGGGTATAGCCAAAAACTTTTACGATCCGTCGACCCCGGTGAGTTCATGTCTAGAGCTAGCAGAGATTTCAGTCCCCCAACACGATCCAGGTTGGCCATTCTATATTGATGATATTCCGTTAACATGGGAACAACCCCTGTGCCATACGGTACCATGTAACTACTGTCCAAGCAGTGAATGCTCCAGAGAGAAAGGAG GTCTTTCAAACGGTACCAAATACGCTGTGATTTTCATCCTGGGAACACCCATCTCCTTGATTGCGGTGTGTATTATTTATTACAACGTTAGAGTCCATTGTTATGATCATCGTCGCCACCAACCAAATGTCGAAATCTCCGGCCTTACTTCAGAGCCGCAGTTAGCTGGTATTATTGTAAATGGTCTCGATGGTTCAAGTATCGAAGCCTATCCAATTACATTGCTCGGTGAAAACATGAAGCTTCCAAGGCCTAATGATAATACTTGTTCAATATGTTTATCGGAATATCAAGCCAAAGAGACAATAAGAACAATACCTGATTGCAATCACTACTTTCATGCTAGTTGTATTGATGAGTGGCTTAAGTTAAATGCAGCCTGCCTTGTGTGTCGTCGTACACCAGATCATGACTCTGCTCATTTAATCACCCGTTCCATATCATCTATTTCATCGAGACCATCactgtaa
- the LOC107952483 gene encoding RING-H2 finger protein ATL20 — translation MDPLNFFFIVVVVVVVILLSFFLQPFLTNGELCSAVSCSSVIVEYPFRLTNQPDCCGHPDFNLSISCRSRYHLPDQTIINFPSSGDLVVETIDYSTPYLLLTDPCMPKRLLKGFDLSGTAFMSLYPRTYIFFNCSTQSNISIIYPSAISFSCLSGMNFSVWGIPKIFYDPSTPLSSCLELAEISVPLRSRGWPTNYIDDILLTWEQPSCVFPPCNHCESNCQSENGDGECSRKKRGMYVSNKAMFMLLNFMLKHLLFFQGLSSGTKYAVIFIVGTPISLIVLCIIYYNIRVHCYDHRHQLNAEISSLTEEQQLADITVNGLDGSRIEAYPITLLGENFELPRPNDNTCSICLSEYQAKETIRTMPDCNHYFHANCIDEWFKLNPACPVCRNTPDHDSARLITRSTSSFSSRPPL, via the coding sequence ATGGACCCTTTAAACTTCTTCTTcatcgtcgtcgtcgtcgtcgtcgtcatCCTACTATCGTTCTTTCTTCAACCATTTTTGACCAATGGTGAACTCTGCTCCGCGGTTTCATGCAGCAGTGTTATAGTTGAGTACCCTTTCCGGCTCACAAATCAACCCGATTGCTGCGGCCATCCCGACTTCAACCTCTCAATCTCATGCAGAAGCAGATACCATTTGCCAGACCAAACGATCATCAATTTCCCATCTTCCGGTGACTTGGTTGTCGAAACCATCGATTATTCTACTCCCTACTTACTGCTCACTGATCCTTGCATGCCCAAACGCCTTCTTAAGGGATTCGATCTCTCCGGCACTGCTTTTATGTCATTATACCCTCGGACCTACATATTTTTTAACTGTTCCACCCAATCCAATATCTCTATCATCTATCCTTCAGCAATAAGTTTTTCTTGCCTTAGTGGTATGAACTTTTCGGTTTGGGGTATACCCAAAATCTTTTACGACCCGTCGACACCGTTGAGTTCATGTCTAGAGCTAGCAGAGATTTCGGTTCCCCTTCGCAGTCGAGGTTGGCCGACGAAttatattgatgatattctgtTAACATGGGAACAACCCTCTTGCGTGTTTCCTCCATGTAATCACTGTGAAAGTAATTGCCAGTCAGAAAATGGCGATGGTGAATGCTCCAGAAAGAAAAGAGGTATGTATGTCTCAAATAAAGccatgtttatgttgttaaaCTTCATGCTCAAACATTTATTGTTTTTCCAAGGTCTCTCAAGCGGTACGAAATATGCTGTGATTTTCATCGTGGGAACACCCATCTCCTTGATTGTGTTGTGTATTATTTATTACAACATTAGAGTCCATTGTTATGACCATCGCCACCAGCTAAATGCCGAAATCTCCAGCTTGACTGAAGAGCAGCAATTAGCTGATATTACTGTAAATGGTCTCGATGGTTCAAGGATCGAAGCCTATCCAATTACATTGCTGGGTGAAAACTTCGAGCTTCCAAGGCCTAATGATAATACATGTTCAATATGTCTATCGGAATATCAAGCCAAAGAGACAATAAGAACCATGCCTGATTGCAATCACTACTTTCATGCTAATTGCATTGACGAGTGGTTTAAACTAAATCCAGCTTGCCCTGTCTGTCGCAATACGCCAGATCATGACTCTGCTCGTTTGATCACCCGTTCCACATCATCTTTTTCATCGAGACCACCATTATAG